Genomic window (Prosthecobacter fusiformis):
CCCACATGGGCTGGTTCAGGAGTACCTCAACCTCACCGAGCACCTCTACGGCATCGTTTCTAACGGCCGCCTGATCCGCCTGCTCAGGGATTCCCCCCGCCTCGTCAAACTCACCTTTATCGAGTTCGACCTCGAACGCATCTTCACTGAGGAACTATTTGCGGACTTCGCCCTCTTCTACCGCCTGCTCCATGCCTCCCGCATGCCCGTTCGGCAGGACGCCGTCGCCGAGGCACCAATTGAAATCTATCACCAGGACTCCCTCGACTCCGGCTCTCGCATCCGGGACGGCCTCAGCACCGCCGTTCATCGCGTTATCCTCGATCTCGCCAACGGCATGCTCAACCACCCGGCCAACCACCACCTCCGGGATCTGGCTGCTAACGATCCCCACGAGCGCTTCGCTGCCGACTTCTACACCCACCTCCTCCGCCTCATCTATCGCCTTCTCTTCCTCATGGTCATTGAGGAACGCGGCCTCGCCCATCTCCCTAAAACCGACAAGCGTCTCCTTGAAATCTATGACCTCGGCTACTCGCTCACCCGCTTGCGCCGCCTATCCGAAAAGCCCCACTTCGGCGACGCTCGCCACTGTGATGCCTGGCTAGCCCTCATCGCCCTCTTCCGCCTCGTGGATGAATCGGGAAGGGGGCTCAAACTCGGCGTCGCCCCGCTTGGTGGCGATCTCTTCAATCATGGCACGCTCGGGGTGCTGGAAGATTGCTCGCTCGACAACGCCACCTTCCTCGGGGCTCTCCGCCAGCTCACCCTTTTCACCAATCCAGTCACCCGTCAGCTCATGCGGGTCAATTACGGTGCCCTCAATGTGGAGGAATTCGGCTCCGTCTATCAGAGCCTGTTAGAGTTCAAACCCCGCGTGACCGGAATCAACGGCAAATGGCACTTCGCCTTCGCGCAAGGTGATGACCGCGCTGCAACCGGCTCCCACTACACCGAGGACGAACTCGTCCAGCCCCTCCTCAAGCACTCCCTCGATCACCTCATCGCGGACAAACTTAAACAACCCGATCCAGCCGCTGCCCTTCTTTCCCTCCGCGTTGCCGATATTGCCTGCGGCTCCGGCCACATCCTGCTCGCCGCCGCCCGCCGCATCGGCATGGCCCTCGCCATTGTTCGCACCGGCGATGACCAACCCAGCCCCGCCGCCCACCGCGAGGCCGTCCGCGATGTGATAAAGCGCTGCATCTACGGCGTGGATCTCAATCCCCTCGCGGTCGAACTCTGCAAAGTCGCCCTCTGGTTGGAAGCCCACGTCCCCGGCGAACCCATCGGCTTCCTCGACCACCATATCAAATGCGGCAACGCCATCGTCGGCTTCGTCACCCGCGACGAACTCGACAAAGGCATTCCCGACGAGGCCTTCAAGACCCTTCCTGGCGACGACAAGGACATCGCTGCCGCCTTCCGGAAAACCAACAGAGCCGAACGCAAGGAACGAATTACCGGCCAGAAGCAACTCATGCTTGCTCCCGAGCTTCAGGAGAAACTCGACGCCGTCCTCGCTCGCATGACGGAACTATCCGCCATGCCCGAGCAAACCCCCGCCGAAATCGCCGTCAAGAAACAGCGCTACGCCACAACCCAATCCCAGGAAGCCGAGTTACTCGGCCAGATCGCCGCCATCCCCGTCGCCCAGTTCTACCAACCGAAAACCGCCGGCAACAAAGCCAACCTCATCACAGACGCCACCTTCCGTCACTACCTCGCCGGCCACACCCCGCAAGGCCAGGCCACCGCATCAGCTTGGGCACTCGCCGAACGCAAAAAAGCCTTCCACTGGTTCCTCGAATTCCCCGACATCATCGCCAATGGCGGCTTCGACTGCATTCTGGGAAACCCTCCCTACCTCGGCGGCCAAGCCCTCAGCGGGACCTACGGCCATGCCTTCTGCGAATATGTGAAGTGGCAATATGCCCCCACCGGACTCAGTGAATTACTCGTCTTTTTTCTCCGCCGTATTTTCACCATTCTTCGCCCCAATGGCTTCACCGCCTTCATCACCACCAACTCGATCAAGGATGGCGACGTGCGGAAGGATGGCTTGGAACAAGTGATTGCCGCAGGCGGCACCATCAACATGGCTGTGCGCGGCATTAAATGGCCGGGCGTTGCAAATCTCGTCGTCTCCATCGTTTCCATTCATCGCGGCAATTGGAAGTCTCAGTGCTACCTCGACGGCAAATCGGTGGAATTAATCAGCGCATTCTTCGAGGACTCCCAAGACGGTGGCGAGCCTGTGAAACTCGAAGAGAATGAGAAGAAAATCTTCCAAGGTTCGATCTTTCTCGGAGAAGGTTTTCTTCTCTCTCACGAAGTGGCAGACACTTTGCTGAAGAATTCTGCTAAAAACGCGGAGGTGATTTTTCCGATTCTCAATGGCCAAGAAATCAACAGCTATCCAGATCAGAAGCCCGAACGAAAGATTATCAATTTTCGAGACTGGCCGATAGAGAGAGCGAGCGATTACTCAGAACCATTCGCAAAAATCGAACGGGATGTAAAACCGGTTCGAGAGAAATCAAATCGTCAAACCCGCAAAGACCGCTGGTGGCAATATGCCGAGAGAGCGACTGGTTTATATACAAGAATTGGTAATCTTGATCGATGCTTCGCCGCTGCCGTGGTAACAAAGCACCTGTCATTCTCCACTGTTCCCACCGATATAGTTTTCACTCACAAGCTATACGTCCTCACCAGCGACCGATGGGATCTCTTTTCAGTGATTCACTCGACGATTCACGAGATATGGGCCAGGAAATTCAGTGGGACACTCGAAACCCGACTGAACTACTCACCCTCTGAGTGCTTTTTGACCTTCGCCTTCCCCGCCGGGCAGTGGCAGCACCCCGACCCGGACCTAGCCGCCATCGGCGAGCGCTATCACGAGCACCGCCGCGACCTCATGCTCCGCCTCTGGCTCGGCCTCACCGACATTTACAACCTCTTCCACGCCCCCGATCTCGACGCGCGCCTCGACAAGCTCTTCCAGAAGCGCGCCAAGGCCGGCGATTGGCAGCGCGCCGAAAGCGTCCCATCTGAACACCGCGCCACCGCCGGCTGCCTCACCCCTGAACAAGCTAACACCGCCATCATCGAGCTCCGCGCCCTCCACCGCCAGCTCGACCAAGCCGTTCTCACCGCATACGCCTGGCACCAACCCGGCCCCGACGGCCCCGCCATTGATCTAGCCCACGACTTCCAACAAGTCGAAACCCTCCCCGAAAACGACCGCACCCGCTACACCATCACCCCCCAAGCCCGCAAAGAACTCCTCAAACGCCTTCTCACGCTCAATCACCGCCGCGCCGAAGACCAAAGGAATTCAGGATCCGCAAATGCAAAACCTGCACCATTCGCCAAATCGACGAGCAAAGCAACCAAATCTCAGGAACCACAACTCAACCTCGACATCTTCAATGTCCCTGCGCTCACGCCCGCAACACCTGCAATGGCATCATTTGCTTCGTCTTATCCTGTCACATTGGCAGACAGCTTCTTCTGCTCCATTACTTTGGCGATGCTCGATTGGTCTGACGCTATCTCAGCATCCGATCATCTCGATGCACTAATCCTCATCACTGATGTCAATCTTTGTGACACTCTTTTCTCGCCAGGGTTGACACCGGAAAACAAGCGCCTCTTAAAATCCATCTCAAAAGAGGCTGATATGGCCAGGAGGGACGGACTCAAATGGTCAACATGTCTCCATTACCTCCAGCACCGTAAAGCGGTCACGGTCGACCAAAATACCCCACGGATCATTTGCAAGGGGACGGAATTCATCACGGTTCAAAAATCCCTGCCCAGTGCCAAGAGCGCGATTGCTGTTCTGGCTCTCGCGGTAGTCCGAAATCTCAACGAGATCAGGAATCACCACGATCTCACACCGGTTCAAAGAGCCGCCTTTGCCAGCTTCAATAAAATCCACGACGAAATCTACGCTGCGGCTTAACCCAATTAATCATGAGCATCCTCGCCCAAATTTCGCAGTCGCCAATCAAGGCCTCACCCGAAGTGTGGATTCACAAGATCGGCCTTCTGAGCCGAATTGTTCCTGAACCCGAGTTCATTCGCGAGACCATCACCCTTCGCAAGGGGCTCAATATCATATGGGCTGAGGAGCCAGAGTCAGCAGAAGCCGGAGGCGACATTGCCGGCCACAGCGCTGGGAAAACAACCCTATGCCGGATTATTCGCTACATTCTCGGGGAAAAGACCTTCTCCAACAAAGCTAACACGCATGCTGTCAAAAAGGCATTCCCGAATGGCTACGTCGCCGCAGAACTCTACGTGAAGGGGCAGCTTTATGCTGTGCTTCGGCCCCTGGGTGAAAATCGCAACTCCTACGTTCTAAAGGGGGGCACAATGGAACAAGTGATCAAAGACAAGGGCGAAGTGGCCTATCAGGAAAACTATCCAGTGAAACTCGGATTAGCTCAGCTTATTGATGATTTTCCGACCGGCACCGTTGTTCGAACTAACGAGCCCATACAGTGGGGCCATATTCTCGCATGGTGCGCTCGTGACCAAGAAGCACGTTTTCAAAATATCCATGATTGGCGCTCGTCCCGTAGCGAATCTGACTGGCCATCTTTTCGTTTCCCCAAGTCGGATCCACTATTTGTCATGCGAGTCGCATTGGGTCTGTTCCTTCCTGATGAGTTAAAATCGGAAGAAAGTCTCGCTGAAATTTCAAGGCAGCTAGCTAACGCGGAATCAGAGTTTGAACGAGCGAAACGCGAACCTGAATACTGGCGAGATCACCTCACTGACAAGCTTAGAAAGGAGTTGATCAAGTACGCGCCTAACCGACGAACAGAAATCCAAGAAGCTCCATTACAGGGGGAAGGTCTTTTCCCAGACCTGAAGCGACTAACAGCTAAAACTGCATATGAATTAGGAGAGAAGCAAGACACTGAGGAGGAGCAGATCAAGGTCATCGACACCCAAGCCAAGGATCTCCTAGAACAGACCGTGCAGATAAAAAGTGAAATCAAACAACTGCAGGCACTTTTTCAAGTGGACACGAGAGCAGCATTAGAACTCAAGAAGGAGCTAAATGCTCATGAGACCGCAAAAAAGCAAATTGATGAGGCTAAGTTTCTAATGTGTGGATACGGCCACCTTTTAGTGGGTGAATGTGCTCATGTAAAAAATCGTCAAATGCTTCTTTCGGGGAAACCGATGCCTAATGAAGTTTTGAGTCCTGAAGATCTAAAAGCTCGCGAGGCGGAACGCAAAAAGGTTGAAAATCAAATTTCAGGCCTCGACCGAGTCATTAAAGCCAAGGAATTCGAAAGTGATGGACTCGCCAAGCGGAGGGAGGAGATTAAAAC
Coding sequences:
- a CDS encoding Eco57I restriction-modification methylase domain-containing protein codes for the protein MLHPSIRLEGSILSADILDAIERGERSHQMPRDFGLDPTTKVKDEIADAWAAARAFWAVYQVKISRLKPGATGTTETRNQWLVPLLGLLGYQLNLADSEILQGKTYRISHRDPARDQLPVHLIGWHESLDRRSTVPNAPRMSPHGLVQEYLNLTEHLYGIVSNGRLIRLLRDSPRLVKLTFIEFDLERIFTEELFADFALFYRLLHASRMPVRQDAVAEAPIEIYHQDSLDSGSRIRDGLSTAVHRVILDLANGMLNHPANHHLRDLAANDPHERFAADFYTHLLRLIYRLLFLMVIEERGLAHLPKTDKRLLEIYDLGYSLTRLRRLSEKPHFGDARHCDAWLALIALFRLVDESGRGLKLGVAPLGGDLFNHGTLGVLEDCSLDNATFLGALRQLTLFTNPVTRQLMRVNYGALNVEEFGSVYQSLLEFKPRVTGINGKWHFAFAQGDDRAATGSHYTEDELVQPLLKHSLDHLIADKLKQPDPAAALLSLRVADIACGSGHILLAAARRIGMALAIVRTGDDQPSPAAHREAVRDVIKRCIYGVDLNPLAVELCKVALWLEAHVPGEPIGFLDHHIKCGNAIVGFVTRDELDKGIPDEAFKTLPGDDKDIAAAFRKTNRAERKERITGQKQLMLAPELQEKLDAVLARMTELSAMPEQTPAEIAVKKQRYATTQSQEAELLGQIAAIPVAQFYQPKTAGNKANLITDATFRHYLAGHTPQGQATASAWALAERKKAFHWFLEFPDIIANGGFDCILGNPPYLGGQALSGTYGHAFCEYVKWQYAPTGLSELLVFFLRRIFTILRPNGFTAFITTNSIKDGDVRKDGLEQVIAAGGTINMAVRGIKWPGVANLVVSIVSIHRGNWKSQCYLDGKSVELISAFFEDSQDGGEPVKLEENEKKIFQGSIFLGEGFLLSHEVADTLLKNSAKNAEVIFPILNGQEINSYPDQKPERKIINFRDWPIERASDYSEPFAKIERDVKPVREKSNRQTRKDRWWQYAERATGLYTRIGNLDRCFAAAVVTKHLSFSTVPTDIVFTHKLYVLTSDRWDLFSVIHSTIHEIWARKFSGTLETRLNYSPSECFLTFAFPAGQWQHPDPDLAAIGERYHEHRRDLMLRLWLGLTDIYNLFHAPDLDARLDKLFQKRAKAGDWQRAESVPSEHRATAGCLTPEQANTAIIELRALHRQLDQAVLTAYAWHQPGPDGPAIDLAHDFQQVETLPENDRTRYTITPQARKELLKRLLTLNHRRAEDQRNSGSANAKPAPFAKSTSKATKSQEPQLNLDIFNVPALTPATPAMASFASSYPVTLADSFFCSITLAMLDWSDAISASDHLDALILITDVNLCDTLFSPGLTPENKRLLKSISKEADMARRDGLKWSTCLHYLQHRKAVTVDQNTPRIICKGTEFITVQKSLPSAKSAIAVLALAVVRNLNEIRNHHDLTPVQRAAFASFNKIHDEIYAAA